From a single Carassius carassius chromosome 8, fCarCar2.1, whole genome shotgun sequence genomic region:
- the LOC132145347 gene encoding probable methyltransferase-like protein 24 isoform X1 — MAACNFSGLRSISHRIFIIGLSVLLLVQLLVSLTVPRATSDASGDEPAFLVISIEKRGGSASSEVRKNERDLESSVFGLWTDEGDSRLTGYHDENELEGLQVNSYSLVMQAVARELLLQPWASEHPSFFAELQRLTQFITTTEVKCSVVKDSDGNQSTHSPGHLDVLCINHWKGKWGCVAYSFSLDGKDAAFLDTMLNAGCEVHRFDPSGRGNREPASIKNHRAWLDWRNPRRHAGLVGNVQHRLLDIMDSLGHTMVDVLRMDLESAEWRILESWIKDGTLRRINQLILTIHMQWAGFEVGGAEEEVVRFWYSVLKALRISGLQLVHSSHGPGHIVLRHKLADSHSSYTLSWIRTSEQPR; from the exons ATGGCCGCTTGTAACTTTAGCGGATTGAGAAGCATTTCCCACCGTATATTTATTATAGGTCTGTCGGTGCTACTGCTAGTTCAACTACTGGTAAGTTTAACGGTGCCGCGCGCAACTAGCGACGCGAGCGGTGACGAGCCTGCTTTTCTCGTTATAAGCATAGAGAAGAGGGGAGGCTCAGCGTCGTCTGAGGTCAGGAAAAATGAGCGAGATTTGGAAAGCAGCGTGTTTGGTCTCTGGACCGACGAGGGGGACTCAAGACTGACGGGATACCACGACGAAAACGAGCTTGAAGGACTCCAGGTAAACTCGTATTCACTAGTAATGCAG GCCGTGGCTAGAGAGCTGCTATTGCAGCCGTGGGCATCAGAACATCCCTCGTTTTTTGCAGAGTTGCAGCGTCTCACCCAGTTCATCACCACAACAGAG GTGAAATGCTCTGTGGTGAAGGATTCAGATGGAAATCAATCAACACACTCTCCTGGTCACTTAGATGTTTTGTGCATCAACCACTGGAAGGGCAAATGGGGCTGTGTGGCCTACTCATtcag TCTGGATGGAAAGGATGCTGcatttttagacacaatgttgaaTGCAGGGTGTGAGGTTCATCGGTTTGACCCCAGCGGTCGAGGGAATCGAGAGCCTGCATCTATTAAGAATCATCGGGCTTGGTTAGACTGGAGAAATCCACGCCGTCATGCAGGCCTCGTGGGTAATGTACAACACAGGCTGCTTGACATTATGGACTCCCTGGGCCACACCATG GTGGATGTTCTGCGTATGGATTTGGAGAGCGCTGAATGGCGCATATTAGAAAGCTGGATTAAGGATGGAACTCTCAGAAGGATCAATCAGCTCATTCTGACCATTCATATGCAGTGGGCGGGGTTTGAGGTGGGTGGTGCTGAAGAGGAGGTGGTGCGATTCTGGTACAGTGTACTGAAAGCCCTCCGCATCTCAGGACTCCAACTTGTGCATTCGTCACATGGCCCGGGACACATAGTGCTGAGACACAAACTGGCGGACTCTCACAGCTCATACACACTCAGCTGGATAAGGACAAGTGAGCAGCCCAGATAA
- the LOC132145347 gene encoding probable methyltransferase-like protein 24 isoform X2 produces the protein MAACNFSGLRSISHRIFIIGLSVLLLVQLLVSLTVPRATSDASGDEPAFLVISIEKRGGSASSEVRKNERDLESSVFGLWTDEGDSRLTGYHDENELEGLQAVARELLLQPWASEHPSFFAELQRLTQFITTTEVKCSVVKDSDGNQSTHSPGHLDVLCINHWKGKWGCVAYSFSLDGKDAAFLDTMLNAGCEVHRFDPSGRGNREPASIKNHRAWLDWRNPRRHAGLVGNVQHRLLDIMDSLGHTMVDVLRMDLESAEWRILESWIKDGTLRRINQLILTIHMQWAGFEVGGAEEEVVRFWYSVLKALRISGLQLVHSSHGPGHIVLRHKLADSHSSYTLSWIRTSEQPR, from the exons ATGGCCGCTTGTAACTTTAGCGGATTGAGAAGCATTTCCCACCGTATATTTATTATAGGTCTGTCGGTGCTACTGCTAGTTCAACTACTGGTAAGTTTAACGGTGCCGCGCGCAACTAGCGACGCGAGCGGTGACGAGCCTGCTTTTCTCGTTATAAGCATAGAGAAGAGGGGAGGCTCAGCGTCGTCTGAGGTCAGGAAAAATGAGCGAGATTTGGAAAGCAGCGTGTTTGGTCTCTGGACCGACGAGGGGGACTCAAGACTGACGGGATACCACGACGAAAACGAGCTTGAAGGACTCCAG GCCGTGGCTAGAGAGCTGCTATTGCAGCCGTGGGCATCAGAACATCCCTCGTTTTTTGCAGAGTTGCAGCGTCTCACCCAGTTCATCACCACAACAGAG GTGAAATGCTCTGTGGTGAAGGATTCAGATGGAAATCAATCAACACACTCTCCTGGTCACTTAGATGTTTTGTGCATCAACCACTGGAAGGGCAAATGGGGCTGTGTGGCCTACTCATtcag TCTGGATGGAAAGGATGCTGcatttttagacacaatgttgaaTGCAGGGTGTGAGGTTCATCGGTTTGACCCCAGCGGTCGAGGGAATCGAGAGCCTGCATCTATTAAGAATCATCGGGCTTGGTTAGACTGGAGAAATCCACGCCGTCATGCAGGCCTCGTGGGTAATGTACAACACAGGCTGCTTGACATTATGGACTCCCTGGGCCACACCATG GTGGATGTTCTGCGTATGGATTTGGAGAGCGCTGAATGGCGCATATTAGAAAGCTGGATTAAGGATGGAACTCTCAGAAGGATCAATCAGCTCATTCTGACCATTCATATGCAGTGGGCGGGGTTTGAGGTGGGTGGTGCTGAAGAGGAGGTGGTGCGATTCTGGTACAGTGTACTGAAAGCCCTCCGCATCTCAGGACTCCAACTTGTGCATTCGTCACATGGCCCGGGACACATAGTGCTGAGACACAAACTGGCGGACTCTCACAGCTCATACACACTCAGCTGGATAAGGACAAGTGAGCAGCCCAGATAA